A single window of Achromobacter xylosoxidans DNA harbors:
- a CDS encoding DinB family protein produces MHSRFDRFRATPLGQQLEALIDEPGRYLEYAALSRVGVAAVAAISDDVETMFPEVAADTTARQFCGALVADLMRRHGHEVVQARGRVAGAIFSYGAVFSPRPVALPFAGVIDGLARMPDAVASLMARVPAPWRTRRPDGTGFSATEHVCLLRGLDTVFVQRIEAILAAPLPRIDSVDGSALAAERDYQEQDPDAALASFRRGRAQLCASLRKLDATALARCGLRDGLHRMTLEQIVRELLEHDRTHCQELEELLAELAPPTARGERGAA; encoded by the coding sequence ATGCATTCCCGTTTCGACCGATTCCGCGCCACCCCTCTCGGGCAGCAGCTCGAGGCCCTGATTGACGAGCCGGGCCGCTACCTCGAGTACGCGGCGCTGTCGCGGGTCGGCGTGGCCGCCGTCGCCGCCATCAGCGACGACGTCGAAACGATGTTCCCCGAAGTCGCGGCGGACACCACCGCGCGGCAGTTCTGCGGCGCGCTCGTGGCCGACCTGATGCGGCGCCATGGGCATGAGGTGGTGCAGGCGCGCGGCCGCGTGGCGGGCGCGATCTTCAGCTATGGCGCGGTGTTCAGCCCGCGGCCCGTGGCGCTGCCGTTCGCCGGGGTCATCGACGGGCTGGCGCGCATGCCGGACGCCGTGGCCAGCCTGATGGCGCGCGTGCCGGCGCCGTGGCGTACCCGCCGGCCCGACGGAACCGGGTTTTCGGCCACCGAACACGTCTGCCTCCTGCGCGGCCTGGATACCGTGTTCGTCCAGCGCATCGAGGCCATTCTCGCCGCGCCGCTGCCGCGCATCGATTCCGTCGACGGCAGCGCCCTGGCGGCCGAGCGCGATTACCAGGAGCAGGACCCGGACGCCGCGCTGGCCTCGTTCCGCCGCGGCCGGGCGCAGTTGTGCGCCTCGCTGCGCAAGCTGGACGCGACGGCGCTGGCGCGGTGCGGCCTGCGCGACGGCCTGCACCGCATGACGCTCGAACAGATCGTGCGCGAGCTGCTCGAGCACGACCGCACCCATTGCCAGGAACTGGAAGAACTGCTCGCCGAACTGGCCCCGCCGACCGCTCGTGGCGAACGCGGCGCCGCATGA
- a CDS encoding SMI1/KNR4 family protein produces the protein MNELTALVERNHATIRPARGEDIQQLGESLGFALADEYVDYLSTFGVIVFGATETYGLGVPPDYYLNVRNMYADLSRDATYPRLAVPLVDAGDGRYYLYDNGSRRILLWATPNGGIVQTLNEGLEAFLVKQIFRP, from the coding sequence ATGAACGAACTTACCGCGCTGGTCGAGCGCAACCATGCCACCATTCGTCCCGCCCGGGGCGAGGATATTCAGCAGCTGGGAGAGAGCCTGGGCTTCGCTCTGGCCGATGAATACGTCGATTATCTGTCCACGTTCGGCGTCATTGTGTTTGGCGCCACTGAAACCTACGGGTTGGGAGTTCCGCCGGACTATTACTTGAATGTGCGGAACATGTACGCCGATCTGAGCCGCGACGCGACTTATCCCAGGCTCGCGGTGCCGCTGGTCGATGCGGGTGACGGGCGCTACTACCTGTATGACAATGGCAGTCGACGAATCCTGTTGTGGGCGACACCCAATGGGGGCATCGTCCAGACCCTGAATGAAGGACTTGAAGCGTTTTTGGTCAAGCAGATCTTTCGTCCTTGA
- a CDS encoding HNH/ENDO VII family nuclease produces MNFEHLRAVGGDAPCRLAQLAWDMPGKCVLIAELDRPMVVTQDMRQDLPPLSDERRDRLESLGYPDTILDAIGSDAEANIYENADLKPETVNGKDVLIRGDIDYDREDAFGKTNLERMRDGRAPLDDGGKPIELHHIGQSQDSPLAELTGSEHRGNGNDNILHNKLKESEIDRGNFGDERGDHWKARATQIDNQRDRETS; encoded by the coding sequence ATGAATTTCGAACACCTGCGGGCCGTTGGAGGCGATGCCCCGTGCCGTCTGGCGCAGTTGGCCTGGGATATGCCAGGAAAATGCGTACTGATCGCGGAACTGGACCGGCCGATGGTGGTGACGCAAGACATGCGCCAGGATCTACCGCCGCTGAGCGATGAGCGACGGGACCGGCTTGAGAGCCTCGGCTACCCGGACACGATTCTGGACGCCATCGGTAGCGACGCCGAAGCCAATATTTATGAAAATGCGGATTTGAAACCAGAGACGGTCAATGGAAAGGACGTGTTGATCCGCGGTGATATCGATTATGACCGGGAGGATGCGTTCGGCAAGACCAATCTGGAAAGAATGCGGGATGGCCGTGCGCCGCTCGACGACGGCGGGAAACCCATAGAGCTTCACCATATAGGCCAGTCGCAGGATTCTCCCCTTGCCGAACTGACGGGTTCGGAGCATCGGGGCAACGGCAATGACAATATCCTGCACAATAAATTGAAGGAATCGGAGATCGATCGGGGAAATTTTGGCGACGAGCGTGGCGACCATTGGAAGGCGCGTGCCACGCAGATTGATAATCAACGTGATCGGGAAACGTCATGA
- a CDS encoding ATP-binding protein, translating to MNAVIPNAVALQHVRENAAQTLDAARVLINRSYLSELQHYAVRPYSSATPAFKSAADLRIFRIDRIVQNNKQSVLESTTAAYTALGAAGHAVFLLLRSDGVETEVYIGSRGKSGKMLGHNAGELLRETFRGHFSGSALQALNQQAVDSLLDGVASSKDDPSSSVTAVTGVPALSSVDREQFAQGLERFIDAAEQRVYQAIILAEPIALQDLDLIRTGYEQVATQLSPLLTQQLAFGVQESDSIGFSISQGLSESLGHSLGLTCTTGQSQTRGTSTTETTGSSRTSSSQTAASKTGSIIGASAGVLAGSFFGPLGVVIGSQVGAAIGTVLSEQESTGTSRSQAEGRSESHTDSWGESRAKTESVTHSTSRTDSRSANRTTGANRQVSIDLTDKSIEQLLGRIDHHLMRIDEAKTYGGWNSAAYFIGDSTASSEALASLFLGLIRGSKSSHEDFALTTWNSARKSAALDWLAAVSHPQLDHHFSKRIPIPYVTPATLVSGRELAIQLSLPRRSTSTVAVVETQAFGRKVQYVDGRRAVPAGKGTRTLKLGQMRHLWENLPQSITLALDQLTSHVFVSGSTGAGKSNTMYQILSQIEANEIPFLVIEPAKGEYKHVFGHNSRVRVYGTNPAHSELLRINPFRFPEAIHVLEHVDRLIEIFSVCWPMYAAMPAVLKEALLLAYEQCGWDLELSVNPGYADLYPSFGDLLATLHSVIDASVYSQEVKGNYIGSLTTRVQSLTNGLNGRIFAADEIDADDLFERSAIVDLSRVGSAETKALIMGVLVMRLNEHRMAKGGMNQPLRHVTVLEEAHHLLKRDPVGTGAEGAGVAGKSVEMLTNAIAEMRTYGEGFIIVDQSPNAVDVAAIRNTNTKIIMRLPDEADRRLIGKSAGLRDDQLEEIARLPKGVAVVHQNDWLEPVLCQVTKFEGETRPYAYEVPRQAASFAREMFNHQALRLLLAKRVHAPYPVDLGVVERGLRGLPLRAPDKIAVHDVLRMFRQGEAIALWQPQAFESLARLVVNVLGCRPEIRKLIETAADYEQLQAGLDAIVRALVRHVEDDLCLAIQQCVMKDYSLQRDSHLEIYAAWRTNIENRKSA from the coding sequence GTGAACGCAGTCATTCCAAACGCCGTCGCATTGCAACACGTCCGTGAGAACGCGGCCCAGACGCTGGATGCCGCGCGCGTGCTGATCAACCGCAGCTATTTGTCCGAGCTGCAGCATTACGCCGTTCGGCCGTATTCGAGCGCGACGCCTGCGTTCAAGTCCGCCGCCGATCTGCGGATATTCCGCATTGATCGCATCGTACAGAATAACAAGCAGTCCGTCCTGGAAAGCACCACCGCTGCCTATACCGCGTTGGGCGCGGCGGGCCATGCCGTGTTCCTGCTGCTGCGGTCGGACGGTGTCGAGACGGAGGTCTATATCGGTAGCCGGGGTAAATCCGGCAAGATGCTGGGGCACAACGCCGGCGAGCTGCTGCGCGAAACGTTCCGGGGGCATTTCAGCGGCAGTGCGCTGCAGGCGCTGAACCAGCAGGCGGTGGACAGTCTGCTCGACGGGGTTGCGTCGAGCAAGGACGACCCTTCTTCCAGCGTTACCGCGGTCACCGGGGTTCCCGCCTTGTCCAGCGTGGATCGGGAGCAGTTTGCGCAAGGGTTGGAGCGGTTTATCGACGCCGCCGAGCAACGGGTGTATCAAGCGATCATTCTGGCCGAACCCATTGCCTTGCAGGATCTGGACCTGATCCGGACCGGCTATGAGCAGGTTGCCACGCAGCTGTCGCCATTGCTTACGCAACAACTCGCCTTTGGTGTCCAGGAAAGCGACAGTATCGGCTTCAGCATCAGCCAGGGGTTGAGCGAATCGCTCGGTCATAGTCTTGGCTTGACCTGCACGACAGGTCAATCGCAGACGCGCGGTACGTCGACCACGGAGACCACGGGCAGTTCCAGGACTTCCAGTTCACAAACCGCAGCCTCGAAGACCGGCAGCATCATTGGTGCCTCGGCAGGCGTGCTGGCCGGTTCATTCTTCGGTCCCTTGGGGGTGGTGATTGGCAGTCAGGTGGGAGCGGCGATCGGTACTGTCCTCAGTGAGCAGGAGTCGACAGGTACGAGTCGCTCCCAGGCGGAAGGCCGCAGCGAGAGTCACACTGATTCCTGGGGGGAGTCGAGGGCGAAGACGGAATCCGTCACCCACTCGACCAGCCGTACGGACTCGCGTTCGGCGAACCGCACGACCGGCGCCAATCGTCAGGTTTCGATCGACTTGACCGACAAGAGCATCGAGCAGTTGCTCGGGCGGATAGACCATCATTTGATGCGTATCGACGAGGCCAAGACGTACGGCGGTTGGAACTCGGCCGCCTATTTCATCGGCGATAGCACCGCCTCTTCCGAGGCCTTGGCCAGCCTGTTCCTGGGGCTGATCCGCGGCAGTAAATCCAGCCACGAGGACTTTGCCCTGACCACCTGGAACTCGGCGCGAAAGTCGGCGGCACTGGATTGGTTGGCCGCGGTCAGCCATCCGCAGCTCGATCATCATTTCTCGAAGCGTATTCCGATCCCGTACGTTACTCCGGCGACCCTGGTGTCGGGACGGGAATTGGCGATTCAGCTGAGCCTGCCACGCCGATCCACGTCTACCGTGGCGGTAGTGGAAACACAGGCTTTCGGCCGCAAGGTCCAGTATGTGGATGGCCGGCGAGCCGTTCCTGCCGGCAAGGGCACGCGTACGTTGAAGCTGGGACAGATGCGCCACCTCTGGGAGAATCTTCCGCAAAGCATCACTCTTGCGTTGGACCAGTTGACGAGCCACGTCTTTGTCAGCGGATCGACGGGCGCAGGCAAGAGCAACACGATGTATCAGATTCTCAGCCAGATCGAGGCCAATGAAATCCCGTTCCTGGTCATCGAACCGGCCAAGGGCGAGTACAAGCACGTATTCGGCCACAATTCCCGCGTCAGGGTGTATGGCACGAATCCCGCGCACTCCGAACTGTTGCGCATCAATCCATTCCGCTTTCCTGAGGCCATTCATGTGCTCGAGCACGTGGATCGCCTGATCGAGATTTTCAGTGTCTGCTGGCCCATGTACGCGGCAATGCCGGCGGTATTGAAAGAGGCTCTGCTGCTTGCCTACGAGCAGTGTGGCTGGGATCTGGAACTGTCCGTCAATCCTGGCTACGCGGATCTATATCCGAGTTTCGGTGATCTGCTTGCCACGCTGCACAGCGTGATCGATGCGTCGGTCTATTCACAGGAAGTGAAAGGCAACTATATCGGCTCGTTGACGACCCGGGTCCAATCCCTGACCAATGGCCTGAATGGCCGGATCTTCGCCGCCGACGAGATTGATGCCGACGATCTGTTCGAACGTTCCGCCATTGTCGATCTGAGCCGTGTCGGTTCCGCGGAGACCAAGGCTTTGATCATGGGCGTCCTGGTCATGCGCTTGAATGAACACCGGATGGCGAAAGGAGGCATGAACCAACCCCTGCGCCACGTTACGGTGCTTGAGGAGGCGCATCATCTTCTGAAGCGCGACCCCGTCGGCACGGGCGCCGAAGGCGCGGGCGTGGCAGGGAAATCGGTCGAAATGCTGACCAACGCCATCGCCGAAATGCGCACCTATGGGGAAGGATTCATCATTGTCGATCAGTCTCCCAACGCGGTCGATGTCGCGGCGATCCGTAATACGAACACCAAGATCATCATGCGCTTGCCCGACGAGGCGGACCGGCGTCTGATCGGCAAATCGGCCGGGCTGCGTGATGATCAACTGGAAGAGATTGCGCGCTTGCCCAAGGGCGTGGCCGTCGTGCACCAGAACGACTGGCTGGAGCCCGTGCTTTGCCAGGTGACGAAGTTCGAGGGCGAGACACGTCCCTATGCCTATGAGGTGCCGCGGCAAGCGGCTAGTTTCGCGCGCGAGATGTTCAATCACCAGGCGCTGCGCTTGTTATTGGCAAAACGGGTTCATGCGCCCTATCCGGTGGATCTGGGTGTTGTGGAGCGCGGCTTGCGTGGGCTGCCCCTGCGGGCGCCGGACAAGATTGCGGTGCATGACGTACTACGCATGTTTCGTCAGGGGGAAGCCATTGCCCTATGGCAGCCGCAAGCATTTGAAAGCCTGGCCCGCCTGGTCGTCAATGTGCTTGGATGCCGACCCGAGATACGCAAACTGATCGAAACAGCAGCGGATTATGAACAGCTGCAGGCGGGCTTGGACGCCATCGTCAGGGCGCTGGTCCGGCATGTGGAGGATGACCTTTGCTTGGCGATACAGCAGTGCGTGATGAAAGACTATAGCCTGCAACGCGACAGCCACCTGGAAATCTACGCCGCTTGGCGCACCAACATCGAAAACAGGAAATCAGCATGA
- a CDS encoding dynamin family protein → MNCIDITHNPFIVETTFLINGEVPAEGCKLSSYRESRLQTWIERLFDELSQLFNGDDRFKVSFKGVESDYLDVAEAAQAARNRGMQVELDWVRTEHTEVRLEKIRELVDEALSHPKLQSYFNDNADAKAALDEALGNDFDVCVVATMSAGKSTLINAMLGRDLLPAANEATTATIARIVHNGDLGERFSAARITRDGERAEASEQAGLELIQRWNRMEDTATIELEGAIPAVRDRDNVRLVLTDTPGPNNSQDENHERVTMGFIQDSRRNPLILYVLNASQLSIDDDRNLLELVGQAMRKGGKQSKDRFIFVVNKMDVFDPEKGEDPKEILERVKQYLVSNGIQNPLVYPVSANLTRLIRKPGDLHSRKERGDYSAMAELFDLEPCMNMLQYMPLTSRVSMALADKQYSRLLLSSGLPAVETMIDEYIDKYSLPHRAKRASEALSRIIEMGLNEADLADQLNTDERALKKLNDELEGLQQRRARGSDVDAYVEELRSSEKSLPSRAIETIVELETEMNASIRKVSDGFSGKSELSKAKARVEQAASQLRFEYNRLTNMYQSAFEASQKYVAEELQKAYQEYVLEIFQDYEELEFPAMENLRRSVADISLNLDIRKAEVEREQVVVGYRKVSTSRWYNPFSWGDEKSVPVFGDEEFVDLAKVWKSRQTQVQAEFTNLSLAEVARINAGRDQLVDQFLAFMADEFDQRFNELVESVRDKARDRDARERAVEEGRALRAWIATFKNRLEATLAV, encoded by the coding sequence ATGAACTGCATCGATATCACCCATAATCCATTTATCGTTGAGACGACCTTCCTGATCAACGGCGAAGTGCCGGCCGAAGGCTGCAAATTATCGAGTTATCGCGAAAGCCGCCTTCAGACCTGGATAGAGCGGCTGTTTGACGAGTTGAGCCAACTCTTCAATGGCGATGACCGGTTCAAGGTCAGCTTCAAGGGCGTGGAATCGGATTATCTGGATGTCGCGGAGGCCGCGCAGGCAGCCAGGAACCGGGGCATGCAGGTGGAGCTTGATTGGGTTCGCACCGAGCATACTGAAGTACGGTTGGAAAAGATCCGCGAACTCGTGGACGAAGCGCTATCGCACCCGAAGCTGCAGTCCTACTTCAACGACAACGCCGATGCGAAAGCCGCATTGGACGAGGCGCTCGGCAACGACTTCGATGTCTGTGTCGTCGCCACCATGTCTGCGGGCAAATCGACGTTGATCAACGCGATGCTGGGCCGCGATTTGCTGCCCGCCGCGAACGAGGCGACGACGGCCACGATCGCCCGGATCGTTCATAACGGCGACCTCGGGGAACGCTTCAGCGCCGCCCGCATTACCCGTGATGGAGAGCGGGCGGAAGCTTCCGAGCAGGCCGGGCTTGAGTTGATTCAGCGGTGGAACCGGATGGAGGATACGGCCACGATCGAGCTCGAGGGGGCGATTCCGGCCGTCCGGGACCGCGACAATGTACGTCTGGTGCTGACCGATACCCCCGGGCCGAACAACAGCCAGGATGAGAATCACGAGCGAGTCACCATGGGTTTCATCCAGGATTCGCGGCGCAATCCGCTGATCCTGTATGTCCTGAACGCCAGCCAGCTGAGCATTGACGATGACCGCAATCTGCTCGAATTGGTCGGCCAGGCAATGCGCAAGGGCGGTAAACAAAGCAAGGATCGTTTCATCTTCGTGGTCAACAAGATGGACGTGTTTGATCCCGAAAAGGGCGAGGATCCGAAAGAAATTCTGGAACGGGTGAAACAGTACCTGGTGAGCAACGGCATCCAGAATCCCTTGGTCTATCCGGTATCCGCGAATCTGACGCGCCTGATTCGCAAGCCTGGCGATCTGCATTCACGCAAGGAACGAGGCGATTACAGCGCCATGGCGGAGCTGTTTGACCTGGAGCCTTGCATGAATATGCTCCAGTACATGCCATTGACGTCCCGGGTCAGCATGGCGTTGGCCGACAAGCAGTATTCGCGTCTGTTGCTCAGCAGCGGCCTGCCGGCAGTGGAGACAATGATCGACGAATACATCGACAAATACAGCTTGCCCCATCGAGCCAAACGCGCCAGCGAGGCGCTGAGCCGGATCATTGAAATGGGCCTGAACGAGGCGGACCTGGCCGACCAGCTGAATACGGACGAGCGCGCGCTGAAAAAGCTCAATGATGAGCTGGAAGGCTTGCAGCAGCGGCGCGCGCGGGGATCCGATGTGGACGCATATGTCGAGGAATTGCGCTCGAGCGAGAAGAGCCTGCCGTCACGCGCGATCGAAACCATTGTCGAACTGGAAACCGAGATGAATGCGTCGATTCGCAAGGTGTCGGATGGCTTCTCCGGAAAGAGCGAATTGTCCAAGGCGAAAGCCAGGGTGGAGCAAGCGGCTTCCCAGCTTCGTTTCGAGTACAACAGGCTCACCAATATGTATCAGAGCGCATTCGAGGCCAGCCAGAAATACGTGGCCGAAGAATTGCAGAAGGCGTACCAGGAATACGTTCTCGAGATCTTCCAAGACTATGAGGAGCTTGAGTTTCCGGCCATGGAGAACCTTCGGAGAAGCGTTGCCGATATCTCCTTGAATCTGGACATACGCAAGGCCGAGGTCGAGCGGGAGCAAGTGGTGGTCGGGTACCGGAAAGTCAGCACGAGCCGGTGGTACAACCCGTTTTCATGGGGCGACGAGAAGTCCGTGCCTGTCTTCGGTGACGAAGAATTCGTCGATCTCGCGAAGGTGTGGAAGAGCAGGCAAACCCAGGTGCAAGCGGAGTTCACCAACCTGAGCCTGGCCGAGGTCGCGCGGATTAACGCGGGCAGGGATCAGTTGGTCGACCAGTTCCTGGCATTCATGGCCGACGAGTTCGACCAAAGGTTCAACGAATTGGTGGAATCCGTGAGGGACAAGGCGCGTGACCGCGATGCCCGCGAGCGGGCCGTGGAAGAAGGCAGGGCGTTGCGCGCATGGATTGCCACATTCAAAAACAGGCTCGAAGCCACGCTGGCGGTCTGA
- a CDS encoding dynamin family protein, whose translation MATVSAGKSSLINALIGRELLHSANEATTACVASIEHRPGQSGFHGRCLSSTGRELVRHDDVSADQIRSWNGDAHVRRIDLSGPFRSSRGLANRLVLLDTPGPNNSMDADHEKRVFDAWRKIPVQFVLYVLDIGQLTTADNKALLLKLRRRIKARPGLRIAFVLNKVDLLDRERGEDLQAYVAQARAFLEEAGFAEPMVIPTMAAAALYATMARHDEPLTRGQRARLRQALQAMEDHEQGLVSAAIVPAAVRRRVLKDLSELEPIRPALSGGDQALATENWQRLVCMSGIRTIEHLIKHQRNAYEKS comes from the coding sequence ATGGCGACGGTCAGCGCTGGCAAGAGCTCGCTGATCAATGCCCTGATCGGCCGCGAATTACTGCATTCGGCGAATGAGGCGACCACGGCGTGCGTGGCTTCCATTGAGCATCGCCCTGGCCAAAGCGGGTTTCATGGACGCTGCCTGTCGAGTACGGGGCGCGAACTGGTTCGTCACGACGACGTTTCCGCTGATCAGATTCGGAGCTGGAATGGCGACGCTCACGTACGCCGGATAGATCTGAGCGGCCCTTTTCGCAGTTCCAGGGGCCTGGCCAACCGGTTGGTATTGCTCGATACGCCGGGCCCAAACAACAGTATGGACGCCGACCACGAAAAACGCGTGTTCGACGCCTGGCGCAAGATCCCGGTCCAGTTCGTGCTCTACGTGTTGGATATCGGCCAGCTCACGACTGCGGACAACAAGGCGTTGTTGCTCAAGCTGCGTCGGCGGATCAAGGCCCGGCCCGGCCTGCGCATCGCGTTCGTTCTCAACAAGGTTGACTTGCTTGACCGAGAGCGTGGCGAAGACCTGCAAGCCTATGTGGCGCAGGCTCGCGCTTTTCTGGAAGAGGCCGGCTTTGCTGAGCCGATGGTCATTCCCACCATGGCGGCCGCTGCCCTCTACGCCACCATGGCCCGGCATGACGAGCCGCTGACCCGGGGGCAGCGCGCCAGGCTGCGGCAGGCCTTGCAGGCTATGGAAGACCACGAACAAGGACTGGTGTCAGCCGCGATCGTCCCGGCAGCGGTGCGGCGGCGCGTGCTCAAGGATCTGTCCGAACTCGAGCCGATCCGCCCGGCCCTGTCTGGCGGCGACCAGGCGCTTGCCACCGAAAACTGGCAGCGCTTGGTTTGCATGAGCGGCATCAGAACCATCGAACACCTGATCAAACATCAACGCAATGCCTACGAAAAATCATGA
- a CDS encoding WYL domain-containing protein, with protein MTTRPKNLATLRMALDLIQRIPHHRKITAVELHRQLLAAGHIRDLRTVQRQLEMLSVHFDVERDDRNKPFGYRRRSRYSNAVEADSESTPPLAYTATNPRRKNVLHAVSDALGAGRWLELSYGKDGAPSLPDKVGPLGLTQHGDDVLLVYSVLAPVRVGCLALDRIVAARVTNIPFERPEGFRLQRLDAEAVADVDGMETIDEWAQPGVCHQC; from the coding sequence ATGACCACGCGCCCCAAAAATCTGGCCACGTTGCGCATGGCCCTGGATTTGATTCAGCGCATCCCCCATCACCGAAAAATTACCGCGGTCGAGTTGCATCGGCAATTGCTGGCCGCGGGCCATATTCGTGATCTGCGCACGGTTCAACGGCAGCTGGAAATGTTGAGCGTGCATTTCGATGTCGAACGGGACGATCGAAACAAGCCGTTTGGATATCGCCGCAGATCCCGATATTCGAATGCCGTGGAGGCGGACAGCGAGTCGACGCCGCCATTGGCGTACACGGCGACAAACCCTCGCAGAAAAAACGTGTTGCATGCGGTCAGCGACGCCCTTGGTGCCGGGCGCTGGCTGGAATTGAGCTACGGCAAGGACGGCGCGCCCTCTTTGCCTGACAAGGTGGGGCCATTGGGGCTGACGCAGCACGGCGATGACGTTTTGCTGGTGTACAGCGTGCTGGCTCCAGTGCGCGTGGGCTGTCTGGCGCTGGACCGCATTGTCGCGGCACGCGTCACGAACATTCCCTTTGAACGCCCGGAGGGATTCCGGCTGCAACGCTTGGATGCAGAGGCGGTTGCGGACGTGGACGGTATGGAAACGATTGACGAGTGGGCTCAACCGGGTGTCTGTCATCAATGCTGA
- a CDS encoding helix-turn-helix transcriptional regulator has product MDRQQLLLASLLRILPYIEDEESEDGGISMSEIRERLASMHQPVPDSRQIRRTLLKLDSVGFRGATRATRWYRTIRRSEFNIQNMNVNMAMAMCALKQVADRHLPTVVLEDLADTFADATRFLAAHQGHPGAGRAHSWARKTLRIDGTHPVVLPRFSADVYRPVTEALYYGRKLSFRNTQFGEKAPAERIYVMTPLAMVDRAGVLYMVAWGTQRPGRRFLFRMDRLSHVQVLDEAADEDPSFDLEDYVRREDALNFHSSENIEIVLKVDEPLMEDGRPRRHPLREFWLAQDQRMQECDGGFVLRATVKPSTMLWQLLHGYGCSIEVLQPESVRTSFADNARRLVERYT; this is encoded by the coding sequence ATGGATAGACAACAACTTCTGCTGGCCAGCCTGTTGAGAATTCTTCCTTATATCGAAGACGAAGAATCCGAAGACGGTGGCATATCGATGTCGGAAATTCGCGAACGACTTGCCAGCATGCATCAGCCGGTCCCGGATTCACGCCAGATCCGCCGGACCTTGCTCAAGCTCGACAGCGTGGGTTTCCGCGGCGCAACCCGGGCAACCCGTTGGTATCGCACGATTCGACGCAGCGAATTCAATATCCAGAACATGAATGTCAACATGGCGATGGCCATGTGTGCGCTAAAGCAAGTGGCAGACCGCCATCTGCCAACGGTCGTACTGGAGGATCTGGCCGACACCTTCGCGGATGCCACGCGCTTTCTTGCCGCCCACCAAGGACATCCGGGCGCTGGCCGTGCGCACAGCTGGGCGCGCAAGACCTTGCGCATCGACGGCACACATCCGGTCGTGCTCCCCCGTTTCAGCGCGGACGTGTACCGCCCCGTCACGGAAGCCCTGTATTACGGACGAAAGCTGTCGTTTCGCAACACCCAATTCGGCGAGAAAGCGCCCGCCGAACGGATCTACGTCATGACGCCGCTGGCCATGGTCGACCGGGCCGGCGTCTTGTATATGGTGGCCTGGGGAACGCAACGTCCCGGGCGGCGATTTCTCTTCCGGATGGACCGCTTATCCCACGTACAAGTACTTGACGAGGCCGCTGATGAGGATCCTTCTTTCGACCTGGAGGACTACGTACGGCGGGAGGACGCCCTCAATTTTCACAGCAGTGAGAACATTGAAATCGTACTCAAGGTTGATGAGCCCCTGATGGAGGATGGCCGCCCCCGCCGTCATCCGCTGCGCGAATTCTGGCTGGCGCAGGATCAGCGCATGCAGGAATGCGACGGCGGATTTGTATTGCGGGCGACAGTGAAGCCTTCGACCATGTTATGGCAACTGCTGCATGGTTACGGCTGCTCCATCGAGGTCCTGCAACCCGAGTCGGTCCGGACCAGCTTTGCCGACAACGCCCGACGACTGGTCGAACGCTATACCTGA
- a CDS encoding SIR2 family NAD-dependent protein deacylase has product MKHRKLRLSCELLNMLRAPREVVVITGSGLGVASGLPASRDGLAGLWSRHDPQDLATAEGFRRDPASVWAWNSDRRVRASRAMPNAAHRAIAELAKVVPLMTVITQNGDNLHERAGTRRTIYLHGRLDDAWCPACGVPHVSQPYGNNSANRSPRPAHSAPPACRLCGAFVRPGRLWHGERPQAALWRTCYIVATSAHLVLTVGTSCQSPAAAELCYAALAAGAKLVQINPNPTPMDRLASHNLRGKAEILLPLLLTYGWPGT; this is encoded by the coding sequence ATGAAACATCGCAAGCTTCGTCTGTCGTGTGAATTGCTGAATATGCTGCGTGCACCCCGAGAGGTCGTTGTCATCACGGGTTCGGGATTGGGGGTCGCCAGCGGCCTGCCTGCCAGCCGCGACGGCCTTGCTGGCCTTTGGAGCCGGCATGACCCGCAAGATCTGGCCACGGCCGAAGGATTCAGGCGTGATCCCGCATCGGTATGGGCGTGGAATTCGGACCGTCGGGTGCGTGCCAGTAGGGCGATGCCAAATGCGGCGCATCGGGCGATAGCGGAATTGGCGAAAGTCGTCCCGTTGATGACGGTCATTACCCAGAACGGCGACAATTTGCACGAGCGCGCGGGAACACGGCGTACGATCTATCTACATGGCCGATTGGATGATGCCTGGTGTCCTGCCTGTGGGGTTCCTCACGTTTCTCAACCCTACGGCAACAACTCTGCCAATCGATCGCCCAGACCCGCCCATTCGGCGCCTCCTGCATGCCGGCTCTGCGGGGCATTTGTGCGTCCCGGCCGTCTCTGGCATGGAGAAAGGCCGCAGGCAGCATTGTGGAGGACTTGCTACATCGTGGCCACGTCCGCGCATCTTGTGCTGACCGTCGGTACGTCCTGCCAATCCCCAGCCGCGGCCGAGCTCTGTTATGCGGCGCTGGCGGCGGGTGCGAAACTGGTGCAGATCAATCCAAATCCGACCCCAATGGATCGATTGGCCTCGCATAATTTGCGCGGCAAGGCCGAAATTCTCCTGCCCTTGCTTCTTACATACGGGTGGCCCGGCACCTGA